The Salvia miltiorrhiza cultivar Shanhuang (shh) chromosome 2, IMPLAD_Smil_shh, whole genome shotgun sequence DNA window GCAGCCTCGGCAGATCCGGCACGAAGGCAGCAGactcggcagcagcggccgtgCGACACCTGCTGGGCGCGCAACGCGCAAAGCGCTCACGCGCAGCCCTCGGTGCGCACAGCCCCTCCTCGCCGATTGTCCTCCCTCGCCCTACCTGGCTTGACCAGCCTCGGCGgcccccggcgtgcagcagaaCAAGAGCAGCAGCGGTGGCACGGCAGCGCTCGACCGGGCGCACAGCGCTCAGCGCGCAAGCGCGCGCGCACGCGCTGCCCTCGGCGTGCACAGCCACCGTTTCGCCCTAGTTTAACCGCAGCCATCCAACCCGTCCTCCGTTTAAACCAGTctgatcgtcgtcgtcttcgtctcgtttttccacaattacagattacaaccgaaaaacaaaaacaattgaaattctaatctaaccacggattttctcgtggtggaaaaacgattacaacgtcaaaacgacgtatcccacgaatcaacagaccacgaagaacaacagtagtaaaaacaacgcacattattaatcgtacataaattaataatagagccaagaaattaatcctgggctctgataccaattgaaggaatattaaactgaattaacgttccactttgcccgatgatcgtttcttggattattattaatttatcatacaacgattaatcctaacatgctcctatgaatttaacagctgcacgttggagttcagaaatacctgaagaattcagaagaattcgcagattcgcatatgaacagaccagtcagcttcaagccttcgtttgaagcctcaaacgtcctcaaatcgtatttcgcccagaaatacgacttcttcgtcttcgagagagctttccgtggccgcctgattcgtctgaatcggagttctgtggaggaagttatggccgttttacggagactgccagaacatggtttcctgcgaaaatctgactccagctctgatcttctcgactgtatcccgctcagctttcaccgttggatggacaacgatctatgaaagtcccaagagagaaataagtcccacacgtttttcttccctgcgccccacagctctcaaaaccctaatattttatcagtgtgttttcctgagagctgacagctgtatttaattaaaattaaatacgtgtgggcacagaattagtgtaggaggcgtttttctctccttctagggctaggagacattgggccagtccagggaccagatacaaggaataaagatgggcctcaaataaattaatttatctatggtcagcccagaccataattaatttataaatatcagttcattccactagagaaccgatactgacttacccctttattgccggtgatgagtcggggcttgtatttagacttattaaatctccgtatttaaaatatccgacatccattaattaattagagctctgacaccttaaattaattaatctcttaataattccttaagcagtaccacccaaactttattattacgcctgaacttaatcaacctgcagggtttagcgtaataaaccttattgagctccttaaggggatgtcattatcctataccggatacgggtactaatacagataatcaaatatcatatattaaccgctatcacccaagatacagagtactcgagttagtatataactttcacccatagtaagtcaaagtgatatacgaattaacatatatatctgaatacttattagtattaagatcttataagtcaccgagatcttgattcttcacttaagtcagatagaagaatacatctcaactgtggtcctatcaatacgtaatgacgtaccagtatagacaagtagccaagacaaactacttccatttatactgcagcctaaaccaataacttgtcctagagttatttcggctgtgatcatattatatctcttaaggttattccaattatatggtcttctgtgatctacaacacaccatataatctacttatatagagttaaagaacatacatatgcaatcatgaacacaatcagataggagattagatagtgaacttaggaaacattgtatacaagcataaaacgttcttgctttcagtatacaaatccaacattttatgtgccggtttaaggcaggactttaaagTAGTATTGGCAAGTCAGAGTGCATTGTCATACACCGAGGCTTTGAATCGAGCCTTAGATATGGAGTTGGCTATACAGTCAAAGAAAATACTGCAGTCACCCACACTGCCGTTGACTCAGATAAAAACACCTGGAGGACAATAGATTGTGCCTCAAGGACATAACGGAAGGAGAAAGTGGGAGGACAGAGACAGGGCAACAAAATGCCGTGGCAAGGACAAGGCCAGCAACAACAGGGTAAACAACAATATCCTGGACAGTTATCAGGACAACAGAGGACGCCGCCGTGCGCCAAGTGCAACAAGATGCACTTGGGGGTTTGCAAAGCTGGGACTAATAGTTTCTTCAACTGTGGACAAGCTGGTCACTACTCGTCACACTGCCCGGGTAGACAACAAGAAATGGTGGGAGGGAAGCCTAATCAGAATTCGGCTCAACCCGTGAGCGCCATTATGGGATATCCCCAACTGCCCCAACAGCAGCGTCAGCCACAACGTCCACAGAAACAGCAGCAGTAGCAGCTGCGACAACTTCCACAGCTGCCAGAACATCAGAGAGCCTTTGCGCTCACTCAGAAATAGCCCGAGAAAAGTTAGGAAAACTGAAAGGTATGGGCAAATTATAGGATGTACCAGTTAGGATTCTGTTCGATACAGGAGCCTCACATTCTTTAATTGTTTGAAgtatgttaccttcaaacttgAACCAGAAcgagctagtcccgagttgagagtaatcactcctgtaggaagagctactacagtttctcacatgatctctatcttagagcttgagttaggataACTAAGGATGAAAGCAAggaccttgcacttaatgcctatgtgggacGTAGACATTTTTTCtagggatggactggttagcagagaactttgccacgattgattgtaagaagagacagataactttccaaccacttGGGAAGAAACCTATATGTTTTCATGGCAtagatagaaagaagagagttccaattgTTTCGGCACTTCAAGTGCCGAAGTTGGTAAAGAAGAAatgagcacaagcttacctagtttacttgaatgatgaaggagaatcaggTAAAAACTtagaggatgtagcagtggtaagggaatatagagatgtatttcctgAGGtattaccaggattgccacctgtcagatagttggagttcactatcgatctagaacctggatcagcactagtcatttttgtcaaaaagaatgatggcacgttgagaatgtgcatagattatcgagaactgaataaattgacactcaagaacaaatatcctttgtcAAGGATAGATGACTTAGTTGATCAATTATAAAGGACCGAGCTTTTTCTCGAAAATCGACTTGAGATCAGGTTATCACCAGTTGAAGATTAAACAAgaggatatacctaagacagcttttcgaACGAGGTATgggcactatgagttcatagttatgccatacGGTTCGAAAAATGCACcagcagtattcatggatctcatgaatcgagtgttccatcaatacctggataaatttgtcctagttttcatagatgatattctcatctattcgaagaatgagcaagAGCACCAACAAGTTTTGAGAACAGTGTTGGAAACGCTTAGAGCTGAGAAGTTTTTCGCCAAATTcggcaagtgcgagttttggttagacgaagtaacttttctaggacatattgtatcatttGAAGGAATTAAggttgaccccgccaaggtacaagctgtacatgagtggagatcaccaactacacctaacgagattcgcagctttttaggtttagcaggatactatcagaggtttattgaaggattttccacgatagcaagaccgatgacacaactagtaatagcggggaccgagtatcgatacgactaataaaagaaaggggGAAGATGGAAAGAATACATAGATCaacagcggaagctcacaaagAAACATGTTAAGGAAAGATCTTCATAGTTCATCATAAAGGGTATATccgtcaacattgtcataactcgataaatatcgggaatctcaacatgaaaagcaaaacaagtgtaactcaatttttatgtagagttataatattcagagtgtgataacaaaaggtgaaccgactatatgtatgaagacacataatcgTGAGTAAAATGCTTGATTTAATATAACATAACTTCATAACAAAACTCTGTCGACAAGACAGTCGTACGACagagaaagaaaacgtcaacccgaaacattccccaccagcactgcaccatactccccctccgcttatcctgcacgtttagaaatacatgcagggcgtgagtacataaatactcagtggacatatcgtcgaaaacaaagctgctcatagagctataaattgaacttgccacatttCAGCAATACACATGTATTATATCAACTAACTGCCTAGGACccgatcgtctcatctcatctcatcagtagagggtaaacatacaagctcaatatcatcataaaaatattggcaagtcaataattctcaaacatcatcataatctcaaaacatcaaacatctcataatttcatcatcatttaaaacagtttagaaaagctcttaaattgtatactcaaaataatgcccacctgaagaccttactcaaaatctcccgtcaaagtggagttacttacttccttgctctgctcgtgtcttcagggatcatcatcatcgaaagttcatgtcataaaatgaatctcgattagaaactcattgactaattctcaatccttaactcatgctctatctcatattctatctccttactcgattttatataaactctccactcatctcacatccttaagttcaaggataggtttcaagaaaatcatggttctaagtctcgatttatctctcatataagactcgtctaacttcattcaaacacataggcaacacaatcacataaggcacataagaaatcacaatcaaacatcatcaaacatgctctgcttttaTACTGActtaacttcaaaatttaaactgttctgacttcgacatctcctggactcgagactcataccgaaagaaagatcttcgagtctggtttcatttaaaaaaaaagtagagttgaaaactccaagtggtttgaaagatatgacgtttttaccacgatctaccatttctggtAGTTTTGTGCAACCGAAGTTTACAatctttgaaaaataataaacgTTGTCAAAATGGGCTCAACTtcggtggatatctagctaacacaataaggttgataccataaaaatttggaaagctagatcacataggaagctactgaaatgaatgactctttcccctgttctctgaaattctcggtaataaagtgcagtttaggtttagcattttaaagaaatatcaaccGAAGTTtaaatggcttgaaattttaccagtatactcaagactcatgaagggacttgctataaaattttcaaagctattagacatctacAAGcgatcgatcacagtaggtcagtaggcctacgaaatttctccaatttggactcaaaaatcatatatctcaaaaacatctctaacttgaatataacatcataactctcaACAACGGGCTGgtcttgggtgcgaccgtcgcacagtgtgcgacgggtccgccGCGGCCCGCGCCTGACCCGGCCCGCAATCCAGACCCGCaatcctaaatcctaaattattacatttgtttataataattattacttttaataagcatgaaatatacatttgttcgcacaaatgtatacttatataaatataggtattttccttcatttaatatacagtattatattttctaaaccctaaattctataaactaaaccctaaaccctgtaaactaaaccctaagcgtgaacactaaaccctaataggtgaaaactaaaccctaagcataagatatacatttggtcgcacaaatgtatacttatattaatataaatatttaccttcattcaatataaaacattatacatatcaatatacatttatatgaacaaatgtatatattatgtttattaaaagtaacatttGTTATacacaaatgtaataattaggagtatgggtcaaacccacgcgggtcaggattccgggtcaggagggcgggtttgggccgggtcgacccgtcgcacacctgtgcgacggtcgcacacctgtgcgacggtcgcacaggaGAATTAGCgctcaacaacaaactcataccacaactcatttcatcacttctaatcatcaatctaaaccatcacttaacatcatagcatgctcaagaactcatataaccactcaaatcttcactttcttcatgaactttaactttccaacatcacacaacctAACACCTTAATATtccatatctcaaaatcaattcatgcttttcattcaaagACAAATAAATAACATCTTActagcatgcatatactctccacttaaagttagaagatgacaaaattttagaagacttccaaccctagtaattttcgaaaattaccagcttgaattaggagttgttttcatgcttaTACATGCTTATACAGCTTAACTAtgagtagattcatgtgtttagaggCTTACTCATATGATTTGTGTAGAGAAAAGTATAactccaccttcttgattcctagctcgaaccttcaacctagcttttgttctatggatttaagagtgttttcagcttgatttaatcggtggttatggcatACAAGTAGTTGTGAAGCTTTTTACTATCTCATCAATGGTGTTGGGTGAAGACagccgagagaggagagagaggaaagggacgtctgttatgagggATGAAAGATAAATGAGTTGTTTTatttaaccccatttacttagccatcaagtcactactacaaaagtttacatacataacagtgcatagataacggtttttttcaaaaaccgttatgtatgagcgcacttttaggaatagataacggttttggaaaaatccgttatctatgtagtgttgtctatatgcatagataacggtttttgaaaaaccgttatatttttgcgttatctattagttgcatacataacggtattacaaaatcGTTAAGCCACcattatctatgaccatcttttataacggtttattcataacgttaaagaaccgttatgtataagagtcatttacaacggttttggaACCGTTATGTTTGAGCGtatctaaaaactgttatgtataattttttttaatttttttaattattttttttaatttttttaaaacttatattatattatatcatttgaaactTTCTCTCAAATCCCTCCAAGATCGAGCTCCCCTAAAAATTTACACAAAGAACATTCTCTCCCCCTTATCTTTCAAGCTGAGCGGACCAGCTAGGGCTCCGCCGCCGCGGCCGCCGAAGGTCCGGCGAGGAGCGCCGGCCTCGCCCACCTTATCTCTCATTCTTTTGACTCAATTCGGGCATTCACAAACTCACACCACCGCCCAATTTCTCAATCTCCGGCGAACGGCAGTGAGGCCGCCGCCAGTCTCCCTCAAAATCTCACTTAACCACCGCCTCAATCTGAAAAGGTTCCAGCCGCCACCACCGCCTGTATCTCAAGAGGCGGCGCCGCTCTCTCCTCTAAACCCTAGATCCCTAATTCCTCCATCTGAAACCCTAGGGCCCCAGATCTGGACTCCACCCTCTCCGGCCTCTGGCATCAATAGCAGCTCCTCGCCGCCGTGATGTCGGAGTTGGTTGATTTAGCCACATCAGCCTCCAGGTTAGTTGTACTTCACTTGTTTGTGTTGTGATTTGGTGTGATACTTgctttgttttttgaatttttataccAATATCCTTATCTTTTCCCTGATTGTAGCTAATCACACTTTATTCTTCTGTCCAGGAATACTTATTACTAAATTTCCTGGATGTGTTTCTGTATTAtctcttttattattttgagtttAAGAATGGGGACATATGCATAGATAAACAGGGCTGCTAAGAATTTCTAGTTTTTTTAGTTTTAGCAGATGTTCCTGGCCTTTGGTTTCAAACATTCTGTATAAACATGCTTTCTCTAGTGCAAAGTTTTAAGTTGATCCCTTTTTTTACAATAATCTAATACTTACTCAAAGGGTAATACAACTAATAGACTAGGGTGTCAAAAACAAGGATGAACTGGATATGGAGAACATCATAAATCCATGATATAGTGGTAAAATAGAATTTGCCGAACACAAATGGGATAGCTTGGCTTGCATGTAGTATAAAGCTTTTCTGGCTTAAACCATGCATATAACAAAGTTGACTTAACGAGTTATTTTTCCTTTGGAAAAGGTAGACACTCACATTCAACAGCTTGATCAATATTTGAAGAAATTTGATGAGGATCTTCGGCGTGGTATTTATCTAGTTGCTCTAATATCACTCTTTATCTGAATGTGGCTCAGTTGCAGAGTGCCCATCTGCCACTGTGTACAATGAATTTATATCATGTTTCTCACAATTTCTGTATCTTTTGGTCTGAAATAGCCGAAAGGGAGGCCATGGCTGCAACTCCTCCAGCTCATGATAACACTGTCAAAGCTGGAAGGTCCGGTGAAACTAGCAATAGAGGGCAGAAGAAGTAAATCCTTACTCTGAACCCTTCTAgtttcaaatattttctttgAAATAGAATTCTTGTGCAATTGTCTAGAACTCTGCATGATTGTTTATGTTTCAGATTAACAACCTGATTCATTGCCCTTGTAAATGGTACTTTTACCTGAAGAGCTGGGGTTGTGTTGAAAAATATATCTTGTGTGAGTTGTAAATTTAAAACCTAAATCATATCCAACTCCTGCCCAAAAGAACAAATGGAGAAACTGTGAGCTGGCAATGAGGCAGTATGTGATAGTCCTTACTGGCTTGTGTTTTTAGGTCCGTAGCTCAGGTTTCGAAAATATCTTAGATTCTCTTCACATGTCAGCTGCAGAAATGTATGAAATTGCACTAATCAGCAGGTATTGATTGTGAAGACAACAACATTATGTACCGGATATGGTTATTTCTCTTCCTTGAAGACCAGCCTATCTGTTGATTGAAAGAACTCTAGTTCTCTTATGGAAATATCTGAGCCTTATGAATGCAAGTAGATGAGCTTTGCattaagaaaatataatctTTCTGTGCAGGACGCGCCTTGCAACAGCAAATGCAGCTGCCTCCTAGACAAAGCAATCAAGGAAAAGGTGCAAAACAATCAAGGAAAAGGTTGGTGTAGCTTACTCCTAGACAGTTTTGTGGCTTTTGTAATGTTTGAGTTGATATTAATCTGAGCTTGGCTGTTAaccattaattttcttttagagAGTCCAAACCATTGTACTGGCAATTTCAACTAAATCAAGATTTTGAAATAGTTATCTTTTATGTATTATAGTTACACATCACTATTCGTTTTGAATAATGACACATCAGGAAACTAATATCTACCTTACATTTTAGGTGAAGAAAACAGCGAACTGATATTGGAAGCTCTTTTTTCATATGATGTAAGTGTTAATCCTcgcaagataaaagtgataaactACCATATTTTCATACTTCTGGATTTTGGGTTAACATGACACACAAGTTTGTCTTTCACCATGCCATATGTAATTTTCCTTTGAATTAGACTGTTGCCCATTTAAACTCAATCATTTGACTTTTTATCCTTACATCTATCAGCTAGAAAATGATCTGAAAAATGTGAAGGATCAGTTATGCTCATCAGAAAAATCTAAGAAGCAAGCCCAGAGAGATGCAGATGAATCCAACCAAGAGCTCTCAGTCCTCTCCTCAAAGCTTGAAGAGTCAGAGAAGAAACTTCTAGAGCTTTCAGCCTCTCGGAATGCTCTTACAGTAGAGCTCTCTGAGACAAGTGAGGAACGAGACAGGTCATTGCAAGCTGAGCTGGAGGCTCTGCATAAGCAGCAGTTGCAAGAATCAGTTGCTTTGGCCTCTGCATTAGATGAGATCGAAAGGCTCAAAGCTCAGCTTGCAATGGTAGCTGCGTCCGAAGCTAACAACTCAGAATCTGCACCAACCGAGCTCCATAACCTAAATGAGGCACTTGTGGTCGTGGAAGAAATGAAGAAGCAGCTAAGCGACTCCAAGAAATCAGAAGCTGAGGCGCAAGAACTCGTTGGTGAGACACTTATGCAGCTGGAAGCAGCGAAGAAGATGGTGGAGACGCTTAGGTGGGATGGATGTAAAGCTGCAGCTAGTGAGCTGGAACAGTCGAGGGCTCGTGTTGAGCTTCAGATAACTGTTCCACAGCAGTGCATCTAATTGTATTGCATATTTGCAGAATGACCTGGTTCATGGATGGGGTTTGGATTTTGCATTAAGAAGATGTGTGGATGTAAGTGACTTGCTTGTTTCTCCCTCCCCCTTCTCTTTGATACTGACAAACCACCTGATCTGCATCGTCATCGtcactccccccccccccctcccacaaaaaaaaacagaaaaaaatacttaatgGTAAGCAAAACGATAATACCCAAATTTAGGGGAGATTGTAAAGGAGATGTCATAGGAAAAGGAGGTGCCTCCTCCCAGCTTTTGGCATATGTTTCATTGGCTTCTTGGAGGACATGAGAGTTCTTTGTTAACATTAATAACTTCTCTTGCCCTTCTGCAGCCTGCGCATGAAAAGATTGGTGTTGTCGATTCCCAATGGATTGTGCATCAAGTGATTCCATCACTTGGAAGTCAGGTCAGACAGCAATAACTAGCTCACTTTTGGCATAATCTCtttcttatatttttgttacatGCATTTAGCTGTACTGTCAAAACAGTTTCTTAGATATGATCTTTGTGCGTGTGGGTACGTGTACGAACCGGATTTGCTCTGTGTAGGTGACACACATGCTTTATTCCATATATAAGATAAAAAGTTTCCATGGTTGTCTTGCAGTTGTTTTATTTTGGATGAAGAAAATTTATTAAGGGCTTTGCCTTTAGTGTGAAAATTTATGGTTGTTTTATCATGCAAAATGATAACACAAATATATCTATTTGATGGTAACCAAGGCTGGTTGAGGATATGGTGAAGAACTCATCTTCTTAAATATGGCTATTCTCTATGCTTTCACCTCTTGTTGAATAAGATGTAGCAAGCATTTTTGTTGATGATCTATTTACTTCCTCTTTGTCATTCACATTCCTTCTTGTTCTTATGGGGTGGGGTCAGATTTCTACTTGTTCTCTAAATTCAATCTTTAATGATGATTATGCAGGGCGAATCTGATAATGGAAAAGCTCCATGGCAGGGGGTATGTATATCCATAACCAACCTTGATATAGCCATATATATAGTTGTCAATCCTCTGTATTTTGAAATGACTGAAATACGTTAGCTGTTGCTAGCCCTTGTTCAGCAGACTCAAACCTGGGAAACTTTGTGGATTTCAGTTGCCATGGAGGATTTGTTTATGATCTACTCTTTCTGCTATGCATTAGTATCAAGCACTGATTTTAGATGTTTAAAAAGTATTGTTTCCTGATATGGCTTTGCTGATATTTTCTTTTACTCTAGGTACGAGATAGATGCAAAAGTGAGTGGGCGCTCTTTCAGGATCGCCTTGCAAATGCAGACAAGTCATATTTTTCACAAATCCAGCGCCCTTGACTAAGAGCAGATATCATGTAAATTGCTTTGTTTATTTCTTCGTTTGTCCTCACATTCCCTGGGAATGGTTTTGGTGGCCCGATTGTTTCATGCGAGTTACATCCTTCTATAGTGTAGGATATCCTGTAtaatgatgatgtatacttgatatttggttcatttgtataataatgtatgaattttttggatgatatataatattgttatcgttgattttatcattttgtcgttttataaaaattgcaaaatttaaaaatatactacaattatataaagtgcaaaaaactgttataaaaggtgcaaaaaatcgttatgtattctaattaaagataacggttaaaatcgttataaaaagtgcaaaaaatcgttataaaaagtgcaaaaaaccgttatgtattctatcaaagataacggttaaaaccgttataaaaagtgcaaaaaactgttaactatgataaaaaaaaataaaaaattaatacataacggaaaaatcttaatacataacggtgaaaaaccgttatgtattctatcaaagataacggttaaaaccgttataaaaagtgcaaaaaactgttaactatgataaaaaaaataaaaaaaaattaatacataacggaaaaatgttaatacataacggtgaaaaa harbors:
- the LOC131007997 gene encoding interactor of constitutive active ROPs 2, chloroplastic-like, translated to MAATPPAHDNTVKAGRSGETSNRGQKKSVAQDAPCNSKCSCLLDKAIKEKVQNNQGKGEENSELILEALFSYDLENDLKNVKDQLCSSEKSKKQAQRDADESNQELSVLSSKLEESEKKLLELSASRNALTVELSETSEERDRSLQAELEALHKQQLQESVALASALDEIERLKAQLAMVAASEANNSESAPTELHNLNEALVVVEEMKKQLSDSKKSEAEAQELVGETLMQLEAAKKMVETLRWDGCKAAASELEQSRARVELQITVPQQCI